One window of the Maribacter algicola genome contains the following:
- a CDS encoding tetratricopeptide repeat protein: MNNNELITNYFLNRLSPEEQDRFDYLLQNDEEFREQVAFETKLKKSIYQSEHESLKEELKKIEQGVSNKTNTTKWYLAAASVVVLIAVGFFWNKNDNSPEKLFAAYYQTASNTSHPIVRDNGTQNATTKAFVAYEMGLYQEALGLLESAYASSNNPELLFYKAICYLQNNEPAMAVETFQKHLKFGDRLKEKSKWYLALAYLKVGDKRQAKNVLDQIVIEPNSYNSAKAKELLARL, from the coding sequence GCTTTCCCCCGAAGAACAAGATCGGTTTGATTACCTGCTGCAAAACGATGAAGAATTCAGGGAACAAGTGGCATTTGAAACTAAACTTAAGAAAAGCATTTATCAAAGCGAACATGAAAGCCTGAAAGAAGAACTGAAAAAAATTGAGCAAGGCGTTTCCAACAAAACAAACACTACTAAATGGTATTTGGCAGCAGCTTCAGTGGTAGTGTTGATTGCGGTCGGTTTTTTTTGGAACAAGAATGATAATTCTCCCGAAAAACTGTTTGCTGCGTATTACCAAACGGCAAGTAACACTTCTCACCCCATTGTGAGAGACAATGGCACGCAAAACGCAACCACCAAAGCCTTTGTTGCCTATGAAATGGGCCTATATCAAGAAGCGTTGGGTTTGTTGGAAAGCGCCTATGCGTCCTCAAACAATCCTGAATTGCTTTTTTACAAAGCTATTTGCTATTTACAGAACAATGAACCAGCCATGGCCGTTGAAACATTTCAAAAGCATTTGAAATTTGGTGATCGGTTAAAAGAAAAAAGTAAGTGGTATTTGGCACTTGCTTACTTAAAAGTTGGGGATAAGCGGCAGGCCAAAAATGTATTGGACCAAATTGTTATAGAACCCAACAGTTACAATAGCGCCAAGGCCAAGGAACTCTTAGCTAGGCTATGA